From Penaeus monodon isolate SGIC_2016 chromosome 6, NSTDA_Pmon_1, whole genome shotgun sequence, the proteins below share one genomic window:
- the LOC119574393 gene encoding thioredoxin-like protein 1 yields the protein MAANFKVLTEDSQFQTELNQAGGKLVVADFTSARCGPCQRIAPVFADMAGRFPNAVFLKIDVNQCSGAAASQGVSATPTFIFYRNKTKLDSLQGADPETLKARVSQHYGDGDNEEMEDSGVPGHIDLLPMVNKAGCECLNESDDHPFTQALNSAGGYLESDTDEQLILYLSFNQAVKLHSMRIKAPADCGPKTIKVFINQPHTIDFDTAESANPIQEITLSPKDLEGELITLKYVKLQNVMNFTIFIKDNQTEAETTQISYLQIIGSPVQTTKMADFKRVAGKKGESH from the exons ATGGCGGCCAATTTTAAGGTGTTGACGGAAGATTCCCAATTCCAGACGGAGTTGAATCAGGCGGGAGGCAAGCTTGTGGTGGCTGATTTCACTTCGGCCAG ATGTGGTCCATGCCAGCGTATAGCACCTGTCTTTGCAGACATGGCAGGGAGATTCCCCAATGCCGTGTTCCTCAAGATAGACGTCAACCAGTGCTCGGGGGCTGCTGCATCCCAGGGTGTGTCAGCAACACCAACATTCATCTTTTACAGGAATAAG ACGAAGTTGGACAGCTTACAGGGCGCAGACCCAGAGACGCTGAAAGCCAGAGTGAGCCAACACTATGGGGATGGAGACAACGAGGAAATGGAAGACTCAGGTGTTCCTGGCCAT ATTGACCTCCTCCCCATGGTGAACAAAGCAGGTTGCGAGTGTCTCAACGAGAGTGACGACCACCCCTTCACGCAGGCACTCAACTCAGCTGGAGGTTACCTGGAGTCAGACACAGATGAGCAG CTcatcctctacctctcctttaACCAAGCGGTGAAACTACACAGTATGAGAATCAAGGCCCCAGCTGACTGTGGTCCAAAGACGATAAAGGTTTTCATCAATCAGCCACATACCATCGACTTTGACACAGCGGAGAGTGCCAATCCCATCCAGGAGATAAC GTTATCTCCCAAGGACTTAGAAGGTGAATTAATTACTCTTAAATATGTAAAGCTGCAGAATGTGATGAATTTTACCATCTTCATTAAAGACAACCAGACTGAAGCAGAAACAACCCAGATATCATACCTGCAGATTATTGGTTCTCCTGTCCAGACAACCAAGATGGCTGATTTCAAGCGTGTAGCCGGCAAAAAGGGAGAAAGCCACTGA
- the LOC119574394 gene encoding cytoplasmic tRNA 2-thiolation protein 1-like → MVISCNTGCGKNAVLKRPKTGDALCKECFFWAFEEEVHHTITAAKLFNPGDYVAIAASGGKDSTVLAYVMKLLNERYNYGLKLVLLSIDEGITGYRDDSLETVKRNEQQYGIPLKIMSYEELYGWTMDRIVEKVGRKNNCTFCGVFRRQALDRGATLLKVDKIVTGHNADDIAETVLMNILRGDIARLQRCTAIVTGNEDTIARSKPFKYTYEKEIVMYAYFKKLDYFSTECIYSPNAYRGHARAYLKDLEKIRATAVIDVIHSGECLSVREGVKLPTQSTCERCGHVSSQPVCKACVLLEGLNKGRPRLGIGKSSKVQERLGENHKKEIEKKSQGSNHIPNGVAVEGHAEMKSLDF, encoded by the exons ATGGTCATAAGTTGCAACACAGGCTGTGGGAAAAATGCCGTATTAAAG CGTCCCAAAACGGGTGATGCTTTGTGTAAAGAATGCTTTTTCTGGGCCTTTGAAGAGGAGGTTCACCACACAATCACAGCAGCAAAACTCTTCAATCCAGGAGACTATGTAGCTATTGCAGCCTCAG GTGGAAAAGATTCAACCGTTCTGGCATATGTTATGAAGTTATTAAATGAGCGTTATAATTATGGACTGAAATTAGTTCTCCTGTCCATTGACGAGGGTATTACAG gcTACCGAGATGACAGTTTAGAGACAGTTAAGCGGAACGAGCAGCAGTATGGAATCCCTCTCAAGATTATGTCTTATGAGGAGCTTTATGGCTGGACAATGGACCGCATAGTTGAAAAG gtCGGACGCAAGAACAACTGCACGTTTTGTGGCGTGTTCAGGAGGCAGGCTCTTGACCGTGGGGCGACCCTGTTAAAGGTGGACAAGATTGTGACAGGGCACAATGCTGATGATATAGCGGAAACAGTCTTGATGAATATTCTACGAGGAGACATTGCCAGGCTTCAGAGGTGCACTGCCATTGTTACT GGTAATGAAGACACCATTGCAAGGTCAAAGCCTTTCAAGTACACCTATGAAAAAGAGATTGTGATGTATGCCTACTTCAAGAAATTAGACTACTTTTCCACAGAGTGCATTTACTCCCCGAATGCTTACCGAGGTCACGCACGGGCTTATCTCAAGGACCTGGAAAAGATCAGGGCTACGGCTGTCATTGATGTGATCCACTCGG GAGAATGCCTCTCTGTGCGTGAAGGAGTTAAACTACCTACCCAGTCAACATGTGAACGGTGTGGTCATGTGTCTTCACAGCCAGTATGCAAGGCTTGTGTTCTACTCGAAGGGCTTAATAAAGGACGACCCAGGCTAGGCATTGGCAAGTCGTCCAAGGTCCAGGAACGACTCGGAGAGAACcacaagaaagaaatagaaaagaagagtcAGGGTTCTAATCATATCCCCAATGGTGTGGCTGTAGAAGGGCATGCGGAGATGAAGAGCTTAGATTTCTAG